One genomic region from Ochotona princeps isolate mOchPri1 chromosome 5, mOchPri1.hap1, whole genome shotgun sequence encodes:
- the DLX2 gene encoding homeobox protein DLX-2 → MTGVFDSLVADMHSTQIAASSTYHQHQQPPSGGGAGPGGGGSSGLHKPQESPTLPVSTATDSSYYNNQQHPAGGGAGGSPYAHMGSYQYHASGLNNVPYPAKGSYDLSYTAAYTSYAPYGASSSPANNEPEKEDLEPEIRIVNGKPKKVRKPRTIYSSFQLAALQRRFQKTQYLALPERAELAASLGLTQTQVKIWFQNRRSKFKKMWKSGEIPSEQHPGASASPPCASPPVSAPASWDFGGPQRMAGGGGPGSGGSGAGSSGSSPSSAASAFLGNYPWYHQASGSASHLQAAAPLLHPAQTPQPHHHHHHHHSGGGGAPVSAGAIF, encoded by the exons ATGACTGGAGTCTTTGACAGTCTGGTGGCTGATATGCACTCGACCCAGATTGCGGCCTCCAGCACCTACCACCAGCACCAGCAACCCCCaagcggcggcggcgcgggcccCGGCGGTGGCGGCAGCAGCGGCCTGCACAAGCCCCAGGAGTCGCCTACCCTTCCGGTGTCCACCGCCACCGACAGCAGCTACTACAACAACCAGCAGCACCCGGCGGGCGGCGGCGCGGGGGGCTCGCCCTATGCGCACATGGGTTCCTACCAATACCACGCCAGCGGCCTCAACAACGTCCCTTACCCGGCCAAGGGCAGCTACGACCTGAGCTACACTGCCGCCTACACCTCCTACGCGCCCTACGGAGCCAGTTCGTCCCCAGCCAACAACGAGCCGG AGAAAGAGGACCTGGAGCCTGAAATCCGGATAGTGAACGGGAAGCCAAAGAAAGTCCGGAAACCTCGCACCATCTACTCCAGTTTTCAGCTGGCGGCCCTGCAGCGGCGATTCCAGAAGACTCAGTACCTGGCGCTGCCCGAGCGAGCCGAGCTGGCAGCGTCTCTGGGCCTCACTCAGACTCAG GTCAAAATCTGGTTCCAGAACCGCCGGTCCAAGTTCAAGAAGATGTGGAAGAGCGGGGAGATCCCGTCGGAGCAACACCCAGGGGCCAGCGCCTCGCCCCCTTGTGCTTCGCCGCCGGTCTCGGCGCCGGCCTCCTGGGACTTCGGCGGGCCACAGCGCATggcgggcggcggcggcccgggcagcggcggcagcggcgcgggcagttctggctccagccccagcagcGCCGCCTCGGCTTTCCTGGGGAACTACCCGTGGTACCACCAGGCCTCGGGCTCCGCGTCACACCTGCAGGCCGCGGCACCGCTGCTGCACCCTGCGCAGACCCCGCAGccgcatcaccaccaccatcaccaccacagcGGCGGGGGCGGCGCCCCGGTGAGCGCGGGCGCGATCTTCTAA